Proteins encoded in a region of the Spiroplasma endosymbiont of Amphimallon solstitiale genome:
- a CDS encoding hemolysin family protein: MDSNWYIYLIILLVLLFLSGFYSSAETSLTSLNVIRIKSIGKLRSKKSRRANIVFKLVKNYNVTLTTILLGNTVINVGIGTLSTILFIDSFHVSPTYGPLISTLVSAIVVLIIGEIIPKSVAKLHPETIALNYAYILYILNIIFYPITFIVTLFQFKSKKPTSSEQELIELISIIEREGVLEKAERDLIESAIKFDEKSVFQAMHPKSKIKYIYDDTPPKVIKHLYLEEKYSRIPVLDHVNQNVIGILNIKEFIINMLENENPDLLQLMLPAIFISKRTKLNEALEILQTERMHMAIVCNNKDKKDFNGIITLEDILEELVGEIYDETDEIGLIQEIGTHKFRVDGSSKLEVLFKRYLKRKPPNYNKQTVQEWYMFKTKVKKVRKNSPLLKFRNFSFKVIKVRKEFAVFEVEIFTNKKIKNKWE; this comes from the coding sequence ATGGACAGTAATTGGTATATTTATTTAATAATATTGCTAGTTTTATTATTTTTAAGTGGTTTTTATTCATCTGCTGAAACATCATTAACTTCTTTAAATGTTATAAGGATTAAATCTATTGGTAAATTACGTAGTAAGAAAAGTCGTCGTGCTAATATTGTATTTAAGTTAGTTAAAAATTATAATGTAACTTTAACAACAATTTTACTTGGTAACACAGTAATTAATGTTGGAATTGGTACTTTAAGTACCATATTATTTATTGATTCTTTTCATGTTTCTCCTACTTATGGTCCTTTAATATCAACTTTAGTTTCAGCAATTGTTGTTTTAATTATTGGTGAAATTATACCTAAAAGTGTTGCAAAATTACATCCTGAGACAATAGCTTTAAATTATGCATATATTTTGTATATTCTTAATATTATTTTTTATCCAATAACTTTTATTGTTACTTTATTTCAATTTAAAAGTAAAAAACCAACAAGTTCTGAACAAGAACTTATTGAATTGATTTCAATAATTGAAAGAGAAGGAGTTCTTGAAAAAGCAGAACGTGATTTAATTGAATCTGCAATTAAATTTGATGAAAAATCAGTTTTTCAAGCTATGCATCCCAAAAGTAAAATTAAATATATTTATGATGATACGCCACCTAAAGTTATTAAACATCTATATTTAGAAGAAAAATATAGTAGAATTCCTGTTTTAGATCATGTTAATCAAAATGTAATTGGTATTTTAAATATTAAAGAATTTATTATTAATATGTTAGAAAATGAAAATCCAGATTTATTACAATTAATGTTACCAGCAATTTTTATTTCTAAGCGTACTAAGTTAAATGAAGCATTGGAAATTTTACAAACCGAAAGAATGCATATGGCTATTGTCTGCAATAATAAAGATAAAAAAGATTTTAATGGTATTATTACACTTGAAGATATTCTTGAAGAATTAGTTGGTGAAATTTATGATGAAACTGATGAAATTGGATTGATACAAGAAATAGGAACACATAAGTTTCGTGTTGATGGTTCTTCAAAACTTGAAGTATTATTTAAACGTTATTTAAAAAGAAAACCTCCAAATTATAATAAACAAACTGTCCAAGAATGATATATGTTCAAAACAAAAGTAAAGAAAGTAAGGAAAAATAGTCCACTTTTAAAATTTCGAAATTTTTCATTTAAAGTTATAAAGGTTCGCAAAGAATTTGCTGTTTTTGAAGTTGAAATTTTTACTAATAAAAAAATTAAAAATAAATGAGAATAG
- a CDS encoding transposase family protein, protein MIIDVTEVETERPKYNQKDWFSGKKWMHTVKFQTIINAHTNEILNIFPDIGKNHDFKTPEL, encoded by the coding sequence TTGATAATTGATGTAACAGAAGTAGAAACAGAACGACCAAAATATAACCAAAAAGATTGATTTTCTGGTAAAAAATGAATGCATACTGTTAAGTTTCAAACCATAATTAATGCACATACTAATGAAATTTTAAATATTTTTCCTGATATTGGTAAAAATCATGATTTTAAAACTCCTGAATTGTAA
- a CDS encoding IS30 family transposase, with translation MYKYLTIESIIAIKEYKSYGFSIRKIAKAIDYSKSTVHRVCRLLNQNLLPLEILNKIQKNKQNAGRKLIILTLIEINTINHLLITKNYALDIIANFLKENKIKSISTKTLYNMFKTNRMGFDENNLLRKGKNKPHKQKETRGRINNCKSIHERNLIIPNIKNIEEFGHLEGDTIIGKDHKSSIITLADIWSKTTIPLATKNNKSENITKSIIKFISKLQKGTVKTITFDRGKEFSKWKLIEKNCNVKIYFADPGKPCQRGLNENNNGILRRYLPKSTDLSSYKQKDLNTIAFQINSTPRKSLSYKRPIDLIQRLFRNLCIFVLQSTSSD, from the coding sequence ATGTATAAGTATCTGACTATTGAATCAATAATAGCAATAAAAGAATATAAAAGTTATGGATTTTCGATTCGTAAAATAGCAAAAGCCATTGATTATAGTAAATCAACTGTACATAGAGTTTGTAGATTATTAAATCAAAACTTATTACCATTAGAAATATTGAATAAAATTCAAAAAAATAAACAAAATGCAGGTAGAAAATTAATAATTTTAACTTTAATAGAAATTAATACTATTAATCATTTGTTAATTACTAAAAATTATGCTCTTGATATAATTGCTAATTTTTTAAAGGAAAATAAAATAAAAAGTATTTCAACAAAAACTTTATATAACATGTTTAAAACAAATCGAATGGGTTTTGATGAAAATAACTTATTGAGAAAAGGAAAAAATAAACCTCACAAACAAAAAGAAACTAGGGGCAGAATTAATAATTGTAAGTCTATTCATGAAAGAAATTTAATCATTCCTAATATTAAAAATATAGAAGAATTTGGTCATTTAGAGGGTGATACTATCATTGGTAAAGATCATAAAAGTTCTATTATTACTTTAGCTGATATATGATCAAAAACCACAATTCCTTTAGCAACTAAAAATAATAAATCAGAAAATATTACAAAAAGTATAATAAAATTTATTTCAAAGTTACAAAAAGGAACAGTTAAAACTATTACTTTTGATCGTGGTAAAGAATTTAGTAAATGAAAATTAATCGAAAAAAATTGTAATGTTAAGATTTATTTTGCAGATCCTGGTAAACCTTGTCAAAGAGGTTTAAATGAAAATAATAATGGTATTTTAAGAAGATATTTACCAAAATCTACAGATCTATCTTCATATAAACAAAAAGATTTAAATACTATAGCATTTCAAATTAATTCTACACCCAGAAAATCACTATCTTATAAAAGACCAATAGATTTAATACAGAGGCTTTTTAGAAATCTGTGTATCTTTGTTTTACAAAGTACTAGTTCAGATTAA
- a CDS encoding transposase family protein yields the protein MTYFELKDKSDQYFRKIVGINKLVFNEILNILLDHQKLKITIGGRPYKMSIEDRLVMTLRYLYENRTYHSIGAEYNMVDTTALRNIRSIEDILIKNNNFNNLTNKNIFFKKKN from the coding sequence ATGACATATTTTGAATTAAAAGATAAATCGGATCAATATTTTCGTAAAATAGTTGGTATTAATAAACTAGTTTTTAATGAAATTTTAAATATTTTATTAGATCATCAAAAGCTAAAAATTACCATTGGTGGAAGACCATATAAAATGTCAATAGAAGATAGACTAGTAATGACTTTAAGATATTTATATGAAAATCGTACATATCATAGTATTGGCGCTGAGTATAATATGGTTGATACTACTGCTTTACGAAATATTCGTTCAATTGAAGACATTTTAATAAAAAATAATAACTTTAATAATTTAACAAATAAAAATATTTTTTTTAAAAAGAAGAATTAA
- a CDS encoding IS256 family transposase, with amino-acid sequence MAKKQNINNNDPISKAVDLLLENTEDLTTVFKEGGLYKELTKRLVEKMLNSEMQNYLGYEKNQHSNTENARNGTSSKKLITQQGKIEIDVPRDRNSDFTPVIVAKRQRRFDGFDQQVLSLYAKGMTLSDIRMQLQELYHGADISESVISQITDDVIDDVKAWQNRPLESVYPIVYFDCIVVKVRQDKRIINKSVYIALGVDLEGKKDVLGLWISENEGAKFWLANFTEMKNRGLNDILIACSDNLTGMSEAIQAVYPKTEHQLCIVHQIRNSLKYVSYKHRKTLVTDLKPIYSACSEEQAMQALESFESKWNKQYPQIAKSWYKNWENLMIFISYPAEIKRVIYTTNAIESVNSQLRKVIRNKKAFPNDMSVFKIFYLAIENITKKWTLPIQNWNTAIAHFMIKFEDRINLN; translated from the coding sequence ATGGCTAAAAAACAAAATATTAATAATAATGATCCAATATCAAAAGCAGTAGATTTATTATTAGAAAATACTGAAGATTTAACAACAGTTTTTAAAGAAGGGGGTTTATATAAAGAATTAACAAAACGTTTAGTTGAAAAAATGTTGAATTCTGAAATGCAAAATTATTTAGGATATGAAAAAAATCAACATAGTAATACTGAAAATGCTCGTAATGGTACAAGTTCAAAAAAATTAATAACTCAACAAGGTAAAATTGAGATTGATGTACCAAGAGATCGCAATAGTGATTTTACTCCTGTAATAGTTGCAAAAAGACAGCGAAGATTTGATGGTTTTGATCAACAAGTGCTTTCACTATATGCAAAAGGTATGACTCTATCTGACATTAGAATGCAGTTACAAGAGTTATATCATGGTGCTGATATTAGTGAAAGTGTTATTAGTCAAATTACTGATGATGTTATTGATGATGTCAAAGCATGACAAAATCGACCATTAGAAAGCGTTTATCCGATTGTTTATTTTGATTGTATAGTAGTTAAAGTTCGACAAGATAAACGGATTATTAATAAATCAGTTTATATAGCATTAGGAGTTGATTTAGAAGGTAAAAAAGATGTTTTAGGCTTATGAATTAGTGAAAATGAAGGTGCTAAATTTTGATTAGCTAATTTCACAGAAATGAAAAATCGAGGCTTAAATGATATTTTGATTGCTTGTAGTGATAATTTAACAGGCATGTCAGAAGCAATACAAGCAGTTTATCCTAAAACAGAACATCAATTATGCATTGTTCATCAAATTCGAAATAGTTTAAAATATGTTTCATACAAACATCGAAAAACTCTAGTTACAGATTTAAAACCAATTTATAGTGCATGTAGTGAAGAACAAGCAATGCAAGCTTTAGAATCATTTGAAAGTAAATGAAATAAACAATATCCCCAAATTGCTAAATCTTGATATAAAAATTGAGAAAATTTGATGATTTTTATTAGTTATCCTGCAGAAATCAAAAGAGTAATTTATACAACAAATGCTATTGAATCTGTTAATAGTCAATTACGAAAAGTTATTAGAAACAAAAAAGCTTTTCCTAATGATATGTCAGTTTTTAAAATATTTTATTTAGCAATTGAAAATATAACAAAAAAATGAACATTGCCTATTCAAAATTGAAATACAGCAATTGCTCATTTTATGATAAAATTTGAAGACAGAATTAATCTGAACTAG